One window of the Populus nigra chromosome 4, ddPopNigr1.1, whole genome shotgun sequence genome contains the following:
- the LOC133692272 gene encoding alcohol dehydrogenase class-3: MATQGQVITCRAAVAWEANKPLVIEEVQVAPPQAGEVRVKILFAALCHTDAYTWSGKDPEGLFPCILGHEAAGIVESVGEGVTEVQPGDHVIPCYQAECRECKFCKSGKTNLCGKVRAATGVGVMMNDRKTRFSINGKPIYHFMGTSTFSQYTVVHDVSVAKIDPKAPLEKVCLLGCGVPTGLGAVWNTAKVEAGSIVAIFGLGTVGLAVAEGAKTAGASRIIGIDIDSKKFDRAKDFGVTEFVNPKDHDKPIQQVLIDLTDGGVDYSFECIGNVSVMRAALECCHKGWGTSVIVGVAASGQEISTRPFQLVTGRVWKGTAFGGFKSRSQVPMLVDKYMKKEIKVDEYITHNLTLPEMNQAFDLLHEGSCLRCVLDMQV, encoded by the exons ATGGCTACTCAGGGACAGGTCATCACTTGCCGAG CTGCGGTTGCTTGGGAGGCGAACAAGCCGCTGGTGATAGAGGAAGTGCAGGTGGCTCCACCACAGGCCGGTGAGGTTCGAGTCAAGATTCTCTTCGCTGCTCTTTGCCACACTGATGCTTACACCTGGAGTGGCAAG GATCCGGAAGGGCTCTTCCCTTGTATTCTTGGTCATGAGGCTGCTGG GATTGTAGAAAGTGTTGGTGAAGGTGTGACTGAGGTTCAACCAGGTGATCATGTTATCCCTTGCTACCAGGCGGAATGCAGAGAGTGCAAGTTTTGCAAATCAGGGAAGACAAACCTTTGTGGCAAAGTTCGCGCAGCAACTGGTGTTGGAGTCATGATGAATGATCGTAAAACTCGTTTCTCAATTAATGGAAAACCTATCTACCATTTCATGGGAACCTCAACATTCAGCCAGTACACAGTTGTACATGATGTTAGTGTTGCCAAGATTGACCCAAAAGCTCCTTTGGAGAAGGTTTGCCTCCTTGGCTGTGGTGTTCCTACCG GTCTTGGAGCAGTTTGGAACACTGCAAAAGTTGAAGCAGGGTCCATTGTTGCAATTTTTGGACTTGGGACAGTTGGCCTTGCA GTTGCAGAGGGTGCAAAAACAGCTGGTGCTTCACGGATTATAGGTATAGATATTGACAGCAAAAAGTTTGATAGAG CAAAGGATTTTGGAGTTACTGAATTTGTGAATCCAAAGGACCACGATAAACCAATTCAACAGGTGCTCATTGATCTCACTGATGGTGGTGTTGACTATAGTTTTGAGTGCATCGGAAATGTTTCTGTAATGAGGGCTGCTTTGGAGTGCTGTCACAAG GGCTGGGGAACCTCGGTTATTGTGGGGGTTGCAGCATCTGGCCAGGAAATAAGCACTCGTCCTTTCCAGTTAGTGACTGGCCGTGTTTGGAAAGGAACAGCTTTTGGTGGTTTCAAGAGCCGTTCACAGGTGCCTATGCTCGTAGACAAGTACATGAAAAAG GAAATTAAGGTTGATGAGTACATCACCCATAATCTGACTCTTCCAGAGATGAACCAGGCATTTGATCTGCTGCATGAAGGTAGCTGCCTCCGGTGCGTGCTTGATATGCAAGTCTAA
- the LOC133692693 gene encoding ammonium transporter 1 member 4-like yields MASSPLSCSASDLYPLLGDGANATAAAEFFCGRFEAISNKFVDTGYAVDSTYLLFSAYLVFAMQLGFAMLCAGSVRAKNTMNIMLTNVLDAAAGGLFYYTFGFALAFGSPSNGFIGQHFFGLSKFPSPSFDYGYFLYQWAFAIAVAGITSGSIAERTQFVAYLVYSSFLTGLVYPIVSHWFWSADGWASPARAENLLFGSGVIDFAGSGVVHLVGAVAGLWGALIEGPRIGRFDHAGRAVTLRGHSGTLVVLGTFLLWFGWYGFNPGSFINISKSYESGSYYGQWSAIGRTAATTTLAGCTAALTTLFGKRLLAGHWNVTDVCNGLLGGFAAITGGCSVVDPWAAVLCGFVSAWVLIGCNKLAEKFHYDDPLEATQLHGGCGSWGIIFTALFAKEAYVNEVYPGQPGRPYGLFMGGGARLLAAHIVQILVIVAWVSVTMGTVFFILHKLKLLRISAEEETAGMDLTSHGGLAYVYTDHEDEVKKQLGVV; encoded by the coding sequence ATGGCATCATCGCCTCTATCATGCTCAGCTTCTGACCTGTACCCCCTTCTGGGCGATGGTGCCAATGCCACGGCTGCTGCTGAGTTCTTTTGTGGCCGTTTTGAGGCTATCTCAAACAAATTCGTTGATACAGGATACGCAGTGGATAGCACATACCTTCTTTTTTCTGCGTACTTGGTTTTTGCAATGCAGCTTGGCTTTGCCATGCTCTGTGCTGGTTCTGTCCGAGCAAAGAACACGATGAACATCATGCTGACGAATGTTCTTGACGCTGCAGCCGGTGGTCTGTTTTACTATACTTTTGGTTTTGCTCTTGCTTTTGGCTCACCATCAAATGGATTCATTGGCCAACACTTCTTTGGCTTGAGCAAGTTCCCATCGCCATCGTTTGATTATGGTTATTTCCTGTATCAGTGGGCTTTTGCTATAGCAGTAGCAGGAATCACAAGTGGTTCTATAGCAGAAAGAACTCAGTTTGTTGCTTATTTGGTATATTCTTCTTTCTTGACTGGTTTGGTTTATCCTATCGTCTCACATTGGTTCTGGTCCGCGGATGGCTGGGCTAGCCCTGCAAGAGCAGAAAATCTCCTGTTTGGTTCTGGTGTTATTGATTTTGCTGGTTCTGGTGTGGTCCATTTGGTTGGTGCTGTTGCTGGTTTGTGGGGTGCCCTCATTGAAGGTCCCCGTATCGGCCGGTTTGATCATGCTGGTCGTGCTGTTACTCTCCGTGGACACAGTGGCACATTGGTTGTTTTAGGTACTTTCTTGTTGTGGTTTGGTTGGTATGGATTCAATCCTGGTTCGTTTATCAATATCTCGAAAAGTTATGAAAGTGGTTCTTATTATGGACAATGGAGTGCTATTGGTAGAACTGCAGCGACCACAACTCTAGCAGGCTGCACAGCTGCATTGACCACTCTATTTGGCAAGAGGTTGTTAGCTGGTCACTGGAATGTTACTGATGTTTGCAATGGCTTGCTTGGTGGGTTTGCTGCCATAACTGGTGGGTGCTCCGTTGTCGATCCATGGGCTGCAGTTCTTTGTGGTTTTGTGTCTGCTTGGGTTCTTATTGGGTGCAACAAGTTGGCTGAGAAGTTCCATTATGATGATCCCTTGGAGGCAACACAACTTCATGGAGGGTGTGGTTCTTGGGGGATTATATTTACTGCATTGTTTGCAAAGGAGGCCTATGTTAATGAGGTTTATCCAGGTCAACCAGGGAGGCCATATGGGCTGTTCATGGGAGGGGGCGCAAGGCTCTTAGCTGCACATATAGTACAGATTTTGGTGATTGTGGCTTGGGTGAGTGTCACTATGGGGACAGTGTTTTTTATTCTGCATAAGTTGAAGCTTTTGAGGATCTCAGCAGAAGAAGAGACGGCAGGAATGGACTTGACAAGCCATGGTGGGCTTGCTTATGTGTATACTGATCATGAAGACGAAGTAAAAAAGCAGCTAGGTGTTGTCTGA
- the LOC133692694 gene encoding uncharacterized protein LOC133692694, whose translation MALWMEAGSEPKTESEIADLQAISALKHSTALELKEKGNEYVKMGKKHYSDAIECYTRAINQEALSDSDNAIVYSNRAHVNLLLGNYRRALTDAQEAIKLCPTNVKAMYRAAKASLSLNLLVEAKSFSENGLEQDPDNEELKKLANQINLVKMEHDKREAEVSKAVSEAKDLLSAIEDRGLKVGKAMFGELVGLRKPVLDKNKILHWPVLLLYAEVMSSDFIEDFCETDMFSAHLDMMFSESCPPLPWDTENNYTREAVELYYEAGSGVPLSKKKILHYLLDGTSGANVESVDEEKDAIESHGSGKGSSKWVKVNEKRMLCDVLKEPDFIISGIPVFYVVSKRSSFYKEFKAGKWSLPP comes from the exons ATGGCGCTATGGATGGAAGCAGGGTCAGAACCCAAAACAGAGAGCGAGATTGCTGACCTCCAAGCCATCTCCGCTCTTAAACACTCTACTGCACTTGAACTTAAg GAGAAAGGTAATGAATATGTGAAGATGGGTAAGAAGCATTACTCTGACGCTATCGAATGCTACACGAGGGCGATAAACCAGGAAGCTCTTAGTGATTCTGACAACGCAATCGTTTATTCCAATAGAGCCCATGTGAATCTACTGCTCGGAAATTACCGGCGAGCTCTTACAGATGCTCAGGAGGCTATTAAGCTTTGCCCCACCAACGTTAAG GCAATGTATCGAGCTGCCAAGGCATCTCTGTCATTGAATTTGTTGGTGGAGGCAAAATCTTTTAGTGAAAATGGACTCGAGCAAGACCCAGATAACGAAGAACTGAAAAAGCTTGCCAATCAGATAAATTTAGTGAAGATGGAACATGATAAACGTGAGGCTGAAGTTTCAAAGGCTGTGTCAGAGGCTAAG GACCTACTTTCTGCCATTGAAGATAGAGGGTTGAAGGTGGGGAAGGCAATGTTTGGAGAACTTGTTGGATTGAGGAAACCAGtacttgataaaaataaaattcttcatTGGCCGGTTCTTCTTCTGTATGCAGAGGTTATGTCCAGTGACTTCATTGAAGACTTCTGTGAAACAGACATGTTTTCGGCCCATCTTGACATGAT GTTCTCAGAAAGTTGTCCGCCGTTGCCATGGGATACAGAAAACAATTATACCCGTGAAGCTGTTGAATTATACTATGAG GCTGGTTCTGGAGTTCCtttatccaagaaaaaaattcttcattATCTACTAGATGGGACCTCGGGTGCCAATGTGGAGAGTGTTGATGAAGAGAAGGATGCCATCGAAAGTCATGGTTCAG GAAAGGGCTCTTCAAAATGggtaaaagtaaatgaaaagagaatgctttgtgatgttttgaaagaaCCTGACTTCATAATCTCTGGGATCCCAG TTTTTTATGTCGTTTCAAAACGCTCGAGCTTCTATAAAGAGTTCAAAGCTGGCAAGTGGTCTCTTCCACCATGA
- the LOC133691934 gene encoding uncharacterized protein LOC133691934 — protein sequence MAENLRIIVETNPSQSRLSELNFKCWPKWGCSPGRYQLKFDAEETCYLVKGKVKVYPKGSSEFVEFGAGDLVTIPRGLSCTWDVSVAVDKYYKFESSSSPPPSSSSQSS from the exons ATGGCTGAAAACCTAAGAATCATCGTTGAGACGAACCCCTCACAGTCACGACTCAGTGAACTTAACTTCAAGTGCTGGCCCAA ATGGGGTTGCTCTCCAGGGAGGTATCAGCTAAAGTTTGATGCAGAAGAGACGTGCTATTTGGTGAAAGGGAAGGTGAAAGTTTACCCAAAAGGGTCGTCGGAGTTTGTGGAGTTTGGTGCGGGGGATCTTGTGACCATACCCAGGGGACTCAGTTGCACCTGGGATGTGTCTGTTGCTGTTGATAAATACTATAAATTCGAGTCATCTTCGTCCCCGCCACCTTCTTCTTCATCGCAGTCAAGCTAG
- the LOC133692692 gene encoding ammonium transporter 1 member 2-like has protein sequence MAALTCSASDLQSLLGGAANATAAAEYICTRFVAVSDHFVDTAYAIDNTYLLFSAYLVFAMQLGFAMLCAGSVRAKNTMNIMLTNVLDAATGGLFYYLFGFAFAFGSPSNGFIGKQFFGLESFPSPSFDYGYFLYQWAFAIAAAGITSGSIAERTQFVSYLIYSSFLTGLVYPIVSHWFWSADGWASAGRADGNLLFGSGVIDFAGSGVVHMVGGIAGLWGALIEGPRMGRFDHEGKSMALRGHSGTLVVLGTFLLWFGWYGFNPGSFLNILRTYGDVGSYYGQWSAIGRTAVTTTLAGSSAALTTLFGKRMLAGNWNVTDVCNGLLGGFAAITSGCAVVDPWAAIICGFVAAWVLIGCNKLADKFHYDDPLEAAQLHGGCGAWGIIFTALFAKETYVNEIYSGKPGRPYGLLMGGGGRLLAAHMVQILVITGWVSVTMGTLFWILHKFKLLRISADEEMAGMDLTSHGGLAYAYYDEHDDAMQKKSFMMTKVDP, from the coding sequence ATGGCAGCTCTAACTTGCTCTGCCTCTGACCTCCAGTCCTTACTAGGTGGTGCTGCCAATGCCACGGCAGCTGCTGAGTACATTTGTACTCGCTTTGTTGCGGTTTCAGACCATTTTGTTGACACAGCCTATGCTATTGACAACACTTACCTTCTTTTCTCTGCCTACCTTGTCTTTGCCATGCAACTTGGCTTTGCCATGTTGTGTGCTGGGTCTGTACGTGCCAAAAATACCATGAACATTATGCTAACCAATGTTCTTGATGCTGCCACTGGTGGCCTTTTTTATTACCTTTTTGGTTTTGCCTTTGCCTTTGGGAGCCCTTCCAATGGATTCATTGGCAAGCAGTTCTTTGGCCTTGAAAGTTTTCCATCACCTTCTTTCGACTATGGCTACTTTCTTTATCAGTGGGCTTTTGCCATTGCAGCTGCTGGGATCACTAGTGGATCCATTGCTGAAAGAACACAATTTGTTTCATATTTGATATACTCCTCATTCTTGACTGGTTTGGTTTATCCTATTGTCTCTCATTGGTTCTGGTCAGCTGATGGTTGGGCTAGTGCTGGTAGAGCTGATGGTAATCTTTTATTTGGATCTGGGGTCATTGATTTTGCTGGTTCTGGTGTTGTACATATGGTTGGAGGGATTGCTGGACTCTGGGGTGCTCTCATTGAAGGCCCCCGAATGGGAAGATTCGACCATGAAGGCAAGTCGATGGCTCTCCGTGGACATAGTGGTACATTGGTTGTTTTAGGCACATTCCTATTGTGGTTCGGGTGGTATGGTTTCAATCCAGGTTCATTTCTCAACATCCTAAGAACTTATGGAGATGTTGGTTCTTATTATGGCCAATGGAGTGCTATTGGTAGAACAGCCGTGACAACAACACTTGCAGGGAGCTCTGCTGCACTAACCACTCTCTTTGGCAAACGCATGCTTGCTGGAAACTGGAATGTGACTGATGTCTGCAATGGTTTGCTAGGTGGTTTTGCAGCAATCACCTCTGGATGCGCGGTTGTAGATCCATGGGCAGCGATCATTTGCGGATTTGTTGCAGCTTGGGTCCTAATTGGCTGCAACAAACTGGCAGATAAATTCCATTATGATGATCCTTTGGAGGCAGCACAACTTCATGGAGGGTGTGGTGCATGGGGTATTATCTTCACTGCATTGTTTGCAAAGGAAACATATGTCAACGAGATTTATAGTGGGAAACCAGGGAGGCCATATGGACTGCTTATGGGAGGTGGTGGAAGGCTCTTGGCAGCACACATGGTCCAGATTTTGGTGATCACAGGATGGGTGAGTGTGACAATGGGGACATTGTTCTGGATACTGCACAAATTCAAGCTTCTGAGGATCTCAGCGGACGAGGAGATGGCAGGAATGGATTTGACAAGCCATGGTGGATTGGCATATGCATATTATGATGAGCATGATGATGCAATGCAGAAGAAATCATTTATGATGACAAAGGTGGATCCCTAG